The DNA segment CGATGCTGAGAATCAAGAAGGCTTCTTTTGGTTTCATAGAGGGCATAGAGGGGTGGGGGTTAGAGACGTCGTAAAATAAGAGAGGACATCGATTTTTCGGAGGGAAGAGTCGACAGAAGTTCCACCTGCAACTCCCCTGCTCCTCTTGGCATATCGATTTCGGCCTCTCCAGTCAAAACCCCGGCCGGGCCATCAGCCAGAGCCGAGCAAAAGATACGTTGCTCTCCCAAAGCTACCTGGAATCGCGTGCCGGATGGCACTGGATTCTCCATGCGGATCTCAATGGCATAGGCTCCGGGGGTTTTCACATCGAGATGGTATACGGCCGCGTCGCCAGCAACCTTCCAACGATTGAGGCTGTGCGAACCATTTCGCACCCCCCCCTTGGTCTCAGCCAGGCAATAGGCCGGGATTTCCACCCGACCGGCCCCCTCATGGCCGACCAGCAAAATCGGTCGAGCAAAGGAGCGGCTGTCTGCCAAGACTTCTTCAAACCAAGCGTTCAGGTGAGCCCTTCGTGCCTGGGCCAAGTCGGGCCTCTCGTTCGCGAGGTTCCTCTCCTCCCGAAGATCGCTGGGCAGATGAAACCACTCCGCGCTAGCGCCTTGCTTGAGAAACTTTTCGTGGCCCGTCCGCCAACCCAGAAGTTGAGTGTCCGATTCGATTTTTCCTTTCGGTAAAGGAAGCACCTGTTTGCTGACGCCCTCAGGCAGCTTGGGCTGGGAACCGGAAAAAATGAGCTCTCGCTCGGGCCAAGTGGCTTCTTCATCCAGCAAAAGACGGGCGAAACTCGTTCCATCCAAGTTCGAGGGGACGTTCCCACCACCCAACTCCGCCAAGGTAGGCAGAAGATCCATCACTGAAAGCAAAGCGGCGTCCTCCCCTGCGACCAGGCGATTCCCCCAGCGCAAAAACAGGGGCGACCGAATCCCGTTTTCATAGAGATTTGATTTATGGCCACGCAACTGCAGGGCCTCGTTGCGTTTCTCCCACTCCTCGTCCGGAATGGGCTGCCCCGGCACCCTTCTAGCCGGGCCGTTATCACTGAGGAAGATGACCAAAGTGGAATCCCGCAAGCCTAACTCGTCAATCGCCCCCATGAGACGGCCGATATGGTGGTCGAAATGGGTAATCATACCAAAAAGCTTGGCTGAATTTTCGGTGAAGCCAGCCCTCCGGTAAGGCGCGACATACTCCTCGGGTGCCGCCCACTTCCCATGGGGAGAGAGATAAGAGAGATATCCAAAA comes from the Verrucomicrobiota bacterium genome and includes:
- a CDS encoding sulfatase-like hydrolase/transferase; translation: MRAFTRACSIGFFIGVSLMEAVSETPPHILLIQVDDLGYGDLGLHGNEIIQTPHLDRLGEESMRFSQFYVHPLCAPTRASLLTGRHFWRTGVHGVHGATDFLHLDEITVAEVLREAGYRTGMWGKWHSGKTDGYFPWDRGFQEAFMARLYRYEDNVGMFNGQARQTAGWTPAVLTDFAIEFLSRETSQPFFGYLSYLSPHGKWAAPEEYVAPYRRAGFTENSAKLFGMITHFDHHIGRLMGAIDELGLRDSTLVIFLSDNGPARRVPGQPIPDEEWEKRNEALQLRGHKSNLYENGIRSPLFLRWGNRLVAGEDAALLSVMDLLPTLAELGGGNVPSNLDGTSFARLLLDEEATWPERELIFSGSQPKLPEGVSKQVLPLPKGKIESDTQLLGWRTGHEKFLKQGASAEWFHLPSDLREERNLANERPDLAQARRAHLNAWFEEVLADSRSFARPILLVGHEGAGRVEIPAYCLAETKGGVRNGSHSLNRWKVAGDAAVYHLDVKTPGAYAIEIRMENPVPSGTRFQVALGEQRIFCSALADGPAGVLTGEAEIDMPRGAGELQVELLSTLPSEKSMSSLILRRL